The Haloterrigena turkmenica DSM 5511 genome includes the window CGTTCGCCGCCGAAGGGTTGGACGTGCTCGTCACTGCACCTCGGTCGCGGAACGCGGCGGAACTGTTCGACCGCGCCGGCGAACTCCTGGAGACGCTCGAGGCCGACGCGACGATCGACGGTCGGACGATCGAGACGGGTTCCGGCGGTCGCGTTCGGTTCCTCGAGCCGTCGACGGCCGTCGAGCGGATCGAATCGGCGGCCGATGGCGACGGCACCGGCCCCGCCGATATCGTCGTCGTCGACGAGGCCGCCGCGCTCCCGGTCTCGGTCCTCGAGTCGCTGCTGGCGGCCGACCGCGTCGCCTTCGCGACGACGATCCACGGCTACGAGGGGGCGGGCCGGGGGTTCTCGGTCCGGTTCCGGGACCGGCTCGCCGAGAGCGATCACGAGGTGGTCGACCGCACGCTCGTCGAACCCATTCGGTACGCCGCCGGCGACCCCGTCGAGGTCTGGGCCTTCCGCGCGCTGTTGCTCGACGCGCGCCCGCCGGTCGAGCCGCTGGTCGCCGACGCGAGACCCGAGACTGTCGCGTACCACAGCCTCGAGCCCGACGACCTCCTCGCGGACGACCGCCTCCTGCGGGAGGCCTTCGGCTTACTCGTGCTCGCCCACTACCGTACCGAGCCCAACGACCTCGCGAGGCTGCTCGACGCGCCCAACCTCGAGGCCCGCGCGCTGGTCCACCGCCCGGACGGGGCGGACGGGGAGCCGGGTGACGGTCGCGGAGACGGCCACGTCGTCAGCGTCGCCCTGCTGGCCCGCGAGGGGAATCTCCCGCCCGAGACGCGCGCGATGATGTACGAGGGCGGCCGGGTTCGGGGGAACATGCTCCCGGACGTCCTCACGAGCCAGTTGCGCGATGAGGACGCCGGCAAGCCGGCCGGGCTGCGCGTCGTCCGGATCGCGACCCATCACGCGGCCCGCTCTCGAGGGCTGGGTTCGCACCTGCTCGAGCGCGTTCGCGAGGAGTTTACCGACGGCCTCGAGGCGGACGACAACGGCGACGAGATAGACTGGCTCGGCACCGGTTTCGGCGCCACGCCCGGCCTGCTCGAGTTCTGGCGCGAGAACGGTTACCGGACCGTCCACGTCTCGACGACGCGCAACGACGCCAGCGGCGAGTACTCGGCGCTCATGCTCGCCCCGACGAGCGACGCCGGACGAGCGCTGCACGACCGTCACGCCGACTGGTTCGCCCGTCGGTTCCCCGCGCTCTGTACGGACGCCCTCTCGGACCTCGAGCCGGACGTCGCCCGCGCGGTGCTTCGCTCGGTCGACGCCGACGCGGCCCCGGAACTCGCGCTCTCGGCTCACGACTGGCGCGTCGTCGCCGGCGCGGCCTACGGTCCCGGTCTGTTCGACGCCGATCCCGGCCCGTTCCGCGACCTCGTCGTCCGATACTTCGTCGAGAACCCCGACGACGTCGACCTGACCGCCCGCGAGGAGCGCTTGCTCGTCCTGCGCGCCCTGCAGGGCCGGGACTGGGAGTCCGTTGCCGACCGCCTCGAGTACCACTCTACGGGCCAGTGTATGCGCGCGCTCGGCGGGGCGTTCTGTCCGCTGGTCGATCGCTACGGGTCGGACGCGGCGTTAGATGTTCGAGAACGGTTCCTTGAGGAATAGCGGATCGTTTCCACCCTTTTGATCGTTTGAATACCACGAAAGCCCCTGTCGGCATCCGGTCGATGCACTCGCTGCGCGCTCCCACCGGTCGCGTGCTTACGTCGTCCGTCATTCCGGATACTGACAGCCCCTTTCGTGGTAGTCTCAAGCGGATCGGTGCGGAACAACTGTGAGCCGATTCCAACTCACTCCGTGATTCGTCATTCCAGAACGGCCTCGAGCGCGTCCATCGCTCGATCGACCTTTTCGACTTCGGCGTTGTACCCCATGTGACCGAATCGGAGGATGTCGTTCTCAAGGTCGCCCAGTCCGGTCGCCAGCACGACGTCCTCCTCTTCGGCGACCCGTTGCTGGATTTCCACTACCTCGCCGGGCAAGCGGAACGCCGTCACGGTCGGCGAACTCCGCTCCTGATCGGGATAGACCTCGAGCCCCAGTTCGGCGCCGCGCTCGCGACAGCGCTCGGCGGCTTCCTCGTGACGCCGATAAACGCTCTCGAGGCCCTCATCGAGGATCATCTCGACCGCAGTCTCGAGCGCGGCCACGTTCGCGCTCAGGTGGGTGTAGGGGAAGCCGTCGGAGACGTCGCGCCACGGGAGGAAGTTCGTGTACAGCGAGGAGGGATCGCGTTCTTCCATGCGCTCCCACGCTCGGTCGCTGATCGCGGCGGTGGTCAGCCCCGGCGGCGCGCTGAAGCACTTCTGGGACGCCCCGAGACAGACGTTGATTCGGTCGGTCGGTACCGGCGTGCCGCCCAGCGAGGAGACGGCGTCGACGACGCTCAAGACGTCGTGGTCCTCGAGCAGGTCAAGCACGGGGCCGAGATCGTTCAGCGTCCCCGTGGGGGTCTCGCAGTGAACCATCGTCGCCAGTGCGAACGGCTCGCCGGCGTCCGCGGCGTCCTCGAGCGCGCGCTCGATGGCCTCGAGGTCGAGACTCTCGTCGTACGCCGCGGAGACGAGTTCGGCCTCGCCGTCGTAGGATTCGACGAAGTCCGCGAAGCCGTCGCCGTAGAGCCCGTTGGAAATGCAGAGGACGCGGTCGCCGGGTTCGACCAGCGAGGCGATCGCCGCCTCGAGGCCCAGAATTCCCTCGCCGCCGGGGACGACGACATCGTGGTCGGTGTCGTAGACGGTCGCGAGGTCCGCACAGAGCGCCTCGTAGCGCTCCGCGAATTCGGGCTCGAGGTCCGGGTTCGGCTGTTCCGCGGCCATCGCTTCCCTGACCGCCGGCGGCACCGCCGTCGGTCCTGGCGTGAACTTCATGGTCGCTATCGGGTCCGCGTCCCTTAGCCGATTTCGGTGGCGGAGAACGAGTCACCGCGAGCGGTGACGAGAACCGCAGATCGGTTACGAGACCAGCCGTCGGAGCACGAACTCGGGCATCGCCTTCAGGAACCACGCGACGAGTCGCCATCGGCGGGTGACGTAGACGTGGTTCCGTTGCTTGTGGATCGCGCGGGTGATCTGCGCGGCGGCCGTCTCGGGCGCACACTCCCAGAAGCCGCCCATCGAGAGCTCGGTGTCGACATAGCCCGGCTCGACGGTCGTGATCGTCACGTCCGCGTCCCGATCGGCCTGTCGCGCCCGCAGCCCCTCGAGGTACGTCGAGACGTACGCCTTCGAGGCGTTGTACGCCTGCACGCCGCCGACCCCGAAGTGGGCGGCGACCGAGGAGATGCCCACGAGGTGGCCGTCGCCGGCTCGCGCGTGGTCGGGCGTGGTCTCGAAGTACTCCATCGCGGCGGTCGCGATCGCGGTAAAGCCGCGGACGTTGACGTCGATCGTCTCCCGTTCGGTCTCCCACTCGAGGTTCGGGTTCAGCGCCGCCATCCCGGCGCTGATGACGACTACGTCGACCGACGGCATCGCCGCGGCGAGTTCGAAAAAGCCCTCTCGGGCGTCTTCGGTATCGGTGACGTCCATCGTCGCGACGTACGATTGGGTCGACAACCCGGCGCCGATCTCTTGCATGCGTTCCGTCCGGCGGGCCGCCAGCCCGATCTCGTACCCCTCGTCGGCGAGCGCTCGAGCCAGCGCTTCGCCGATGCCCGAGGAGCCGCCGACGATGATCGCTCCGCGCGTCTCGCTCATACGGATGGATTCGGCCGTCAAACCGTAACGATACTGGTGACCGGCAGTCGACGGCGAGGCGGTCTCCGAGCGGTCGCTGTCGGTCAGAAGCGACCGGACCACGAACGAAGGCCGTACGCCTTTGGGCCGGCCCGTCGTCGGTCCCCGTATGGTCGATGCAGTCACGATCCTCGCGGTCGCCCTGCTCGTCGGCGGCGTCGTCGGAACGGTCGCGCCGCTGGTCCCCGGCGGGCTGCTCTCGCTGTCGGGGCTCGCTCTCTACTGGTGGAGTTCCGGCTTCAGTGAGCCCGGGACCCTCACGGTCGCCGTCCTCGCGCTCCTCGCCGTCATGACGATGGTCGCGGAGCTCTTCGGCGGCTCGATCGCCGCTCGAGCGGGCGGGGCCTCGTGGACGACTACCACGATCGCCACCGTCGTCGCCATCGTTCTGATGATCGTCACCGGACCGCTGGGGCTGCTCGTCGGGCTGTTCGGGACGGTCTTCCTCGTCGAGTTCGTTCAGGGCGGCGACGCCGGCGGCAGCGTTCGGTCGGCGGCGTACGCGACCGGCGGCATGCTCGCGTCGACGGCGATTCAGGTCCTACTGACGGTGACGATCCTGCTCGGATTTCTCGTCGCGATCTTCCTCTTCTGATCGCCGCGTTCGCGCGCTGACGCTCTCGCGTCGGTCGGGACGATAGCGCTCCGATTCGTATTCGAGCCGCCGTGACTGCAACTTATCCGGCCACGGACCGTACTCCGTCTATGAGCATGTTCGAACGGCTCGGCGAGAAAGTCGAGCGCTTCAAACAGGAAGCCGTGGCCGCACGCGAGGACAGCGCCGCGTACCGCTGTCGCGACTGTGAGACCCGATTCCACAGCGAGCGGGAGACGTGTCCGGAGTGTGGAAGCGGTGAGGTCGAGCGAGTTTCCGGGGCGACCGAATCGGACGTGGAGATGAACGCGGATCCAGACGAAAGTGCGGAACCGGACACAAACGCGGAGTCAGAGACGAACACCCGAACGGAAGCAGGGTCGGAGACGGGAACGAAAACGGAGTGACGTACTGCCGTCAGTGGCCGAGCGACTGTTGATCGACGATCAGTGCGATCCGAATTAGGGATGCGCGTAGTAGACGACGGTCTCCTCTTCCTCGTCGTCGTGTCGGTCAATTCGCGCGAAACCAACCCGTTCGAACTGCACCATCTCGTCGCTCTCGAGGTCGCCGACGCCGGGTTCCGCGTGGCCGCGCACGTCGCCGTCGGGCGTGCGCATCCGGACGGCGACGCTCTCGCTCGCCGGGGCCCAGTGGACGACGTCGACCTCGCCCTCCCGGACCACGTCGATGTCGTCGGCCGTGTACTCGAGTGCGCCCTCGGCGTACCGGAAACAGCCGAATCCCTTGAGCCAGATGCGTTCGCCGTCTTCGGGGACGTCCTCGGGCTCGAGCATCACGGAGTCGCTGACGGGAATCTCGCGAACGCCTCGCTCCTCGTGGTTGGGATGGAGCGGCGGGTTCGCCTCCGCGGGCGGATCGCCGGAAATCGGGAGCTGGTTGCCCTCGCGGACGAAGAAGCGGCGATCGGTCTCCTCGTCGATCAGGTCGCGGTTGTTCGCGTAGATCGAACTCATCGCGAGGTCGACGTCGCTGGTCGAGGTGCCGAGGCCGGCCATCGCCTCGACGATGGCTTCGCCGCGGATGCCCCGTCGCCGGAGGCTCTTGAGCGTCGGCGCGCGCGGGTCGTCCCAGCCGTCGAGTTCGCCCTCCTCGATCAATTCGGCGATGGTCGACGTGCTCATCTTCACGTCGTAGGCGTCGATCTGGACGTGGCCCCAGTGGACGACTTCGGGGTAGTCCCAGTCGAAGTAGTCGTAGACGAACTGCTGGCGCTTCGCGGAGTCCTGCAGGTCGATCCCGCGGATGATGTGGCTGATCTCGAGTAAGTGGTCGTCGACCCCCGACTGGAAGTCGAGCATCGGCCAGCAGCGGTAGTCGCTGGCCTCCTCGCGGGGATGGGGCGTGTCGATCATCCGGAAGCCGACCCAGTCGCGGAGCGCGGGGTTCTTGTGCTCGATATCGGTCTTGATCCGCAGGACCATCTCGCCGCTGCTGTACTCGCCGTCGACCATGGCCTCGAACTCCTCGCTGACCGTCTCGACGTCCTTCTCGCGGTGGGGACAGGGCTCGCCGCTGTTCTTCAGCTCCGAGAACTCCTCGCCCGAACACGAGCAGGTGTAGGCTCCGCCGAGCTCGATCAGTTCGCGGGCGTGCTCGTAGTAGGTCTCGAGGCGGTCGCTCGCTTTGTAGGTCGCGTCGGGCTCGAAGCCGAGATAGTCGAGATCCTCGAGGATGGCGTCGTAGGCCTCCATATCGGGCCGTTTCGTCTCGGGATCGGTGTCGTCGAACCGAACGCAGAACCAGCCGTCGTAGCGCTCCTTGTACGTGCCGATGACGGCGGGCATCCGGGCGTGGCCGACGTGCCACGGCCCGTTGGGGTTGGGCGCGACGCGCATCCGAATCTCGTCGTACTCCTTCGCGTTGGGGAGGTCGGGGAGGTCGTGTTCGTCTTCCTCGTCCTCGGCCTCGATTTCGGCGAGTTCCTCCGGGGCGAGGTCCTCGAGTCGCTCGCGTTTCTCCTCGTACGAGAGGTCGTTGACTCGGCCGATGACGCCGCCGGCGATCCCCGGGATCTCGTCGCCGTGCTCGCGGAAGTCGGGGTTGTCGCCCATCAACGGCCCCATGATCGCGCCGACGTCGGCGTCGCTCTCGTGTTTGACGGCGTTCAACAGCGCGTGCTTCTCGGCCTCGCGCTCGATGCGCTCGCGCAACTCGTCGTTCATTACGCCCCGATAGTCGTGCCCGGACCAAAACGTCCGCGATGTCGGGTCGTTATCGGTTCGTTGGATTCATTTCGAGTCCTATCCGTTCCGGGACGGGAGTTGACGTGCAGTGGCGCGCGCTGTTGGCTATCCGAGCGACTGCGAGGGGAGCCGATGACGTCGTGCGAGGGATGAGTAAACGAACGCAGTGAGTGAGCGAATCGGCTGGGGAGGGCGTGGTCCTCCCCATTGCCAGCGCGAGCAGAACACATCATTGCCGACAGTCCCTCTGTATTCCTCGAGGCTCAGCCGCTACTCGAGCGATCGCACTCGCACGACCGGAAAAACATCGTCGAAAAGCGCGACCGAACGACGGTACCGAGCGTCTCAGTAGCCGCGTTCGATCAGGTAGTCCGCGATGTCCCGAAGCAACTCGCGGGCCTCGTTGTCCGGCAGGACCTCGAGTCGCTCCTTGCCTTGGGCGACGAGGTCTTGTGCCGTAGTGTTCGCGTACTCGATCGAGCCGGCGGCCTGGAGTTCGGCGACGGCGTCGTCGATCTCGGCTTCGGTGACGGCCTCGACGTCGTTCGTGTCGACCAGATTGTCGACGTCGACGCCCTGATCGCGGGCGTGGACCGTGATCAGCGTCTGTTTGTTCTCGACGAGGTCGCTGCCCCGCTGTTTGCCGAGCTGCTCGCTCGGGACCGTCAGGTCGAGGACGTCGTCCTGAATCTGGAACGCCCGGCCGATGTCGAGCCCGTAGCCGTAGAGGGCGTCGATCGTCTCCTCGTCGGCACCCAGCAAGATCGCCGGGAGACACGCCGAGGCAGCGTACAACACCGCGGTCTTCTGCTCGACCATCTCGAGGTACTCCTCGGGCGAGACGTCCGCGCGTTCCTCGAAGGTGACGTCCAGGGACTGGCCCTCGCAGATCTTGGTGCAGGTCGTCGCGAGCACGTTGAGCGCTTCGACCGACCGGTCGGGTTTCGCGCCGGTCTCGAGCATGATCTCGAACGCCTTCGAGTAGAGCGTGTCGCCCGCCAAAATGGCGGTCTCGAGATCGTACTCTTTGTGGACGGCGGGGACGCCGCGGCGGAGATCGTCGTCGTCCATGATGTCGTCGTGGATGAGGGTAAACGACTGGATGACTTCGACGCTGACCGCCGCGTCCATGATGTCGATGCGGTTCCCGTTTAGCGTCGGAAACTCGCGGTAGTCGGTACTCAGCGGCTCGACGTCCAGCAGCGACTCGGCCACCGTCAGCAGGACGGTCGGGCGCAGTCGCTTGCCGCCGGCGTCGAGTAAGTAGCGCGACGCCTCGTAGAGCCGTTCGGGACGCTGAATCGGTAGCTCCTCCGGAATGGCCTCGTTGACCCGCTCGCGGCGCTCGCGGACGGCCTCGAGCACCGCCTCCTCTCGTGCCTCGGGACTGGTCATATCAGTCGACGAGTTGGATGAGGTTGCCGTTGCGCGTGACGTGGAGATCACGTCCGAGCTGGTACCCCTCGCTCTCACAGAGGTTGACGTAGCTGGAGTAGCCGCTCATATCCTGGTGAGCGGGGATGATGTGCTGGGGCTGGAGGGCGTCGAGCATCTCGTAGTGGCCCTCCTGGTTGAGGTGGCCCGAGACGTGGATGTCGTCGTAGACGCGGGCGCCCTGCATGCCGAGCAGTTTCTCGGCCTGGTAACGCTGACCCTCGTTGGTCGGCTCCGGAATAACTCGGGCCGAGAAGACGACCTTGTCGCCGTCGTCCAGTTCGTACGGCGTTTCGCCGCGAGCCATTCGCGTGAGCATCGCGCGGGGCTCGCCCTGGTGGCCGGTGACGATGGGGAGGTAGTTCTCCTTGCCTTCGTTCATGATCCGCTTGAAGGTGCGGTCGACGGACTTGCGGTGGCCGAACATCCCGAGGTCGTCGGGGAAGTCGACGAAGTCCAGTCGTTCCGCCGTTCCGGAGTACTTCTCCATCGAACGGCCCAGTAGGACGGGCTGGCGGCCGATGTCCTTCGCGAACTCGACCAGCGACGTCACCCGCGAGATGTGACTCGAGAACGTCGTCGCGACGATGCCGCCGTCGTAGTCCTCGATACTGTAGAGGACGTCCCGGAGGTGCTCCCGGGCGACGTTTTCCGAGGGCGTGCGGCCCTTCTTGTTGGCGTTGGTACAGTCCTCGATGTAACACAGCACGCCGTTGCCTTCGCGGCCGATCTCGCGGAACCGCTCCATGTCGATCGGGTCGCCGATGACCGGCGTGTGGTCCATGCGCTTGTCCAGCCCGTAGACGACTGCGCCTTCGGGCGTGTGAAGGACCGGGTTGATCGCGTCGATGATCGAGTGCGTGACGTTGACGAACTCGAGTTCGACCTTGCCGGAGTCGCCGATGGACATCGTCTCGCCGGCGTCCATCTTGATCAGGTCGTTCTCGACGCCGAACTTCTGCTCGCCCTCGATCTGCTGTTTGACCAGTTCGATCGTAAACGGCGTGGCGACGATCGGCGCGTTGTACCGGTGGGCCAGCTTCGAGATGGCACCGATGTGGTCTAGGTGGCCGTGGGTCGGGACGATCGCTTTCACGTCGCCCTCGAGATCCGACATCACTCGGTCGTCGGGGATCGCTCCCATGTCGATCAGATCCAGGCTGTGCATCCGCTCGGTTTCGACGTTGTCGTGGATCAGTACCTGCGAGAGGTTCAGACCCATGTCGAAGATGACGACGTCGTCTCCGGCGCGAACGGCAGTCATCTGCCGTCCGACTTCCTCATAGCCGCCGATTGTTGCGATTTCGATTTCCATAGTTCGTTGTACTGAAAGCCGCGATCGACTCTCATCGAAACGGTCCGCGGACTCCCGGTTGTGCGGCCCCGGCGTCTTACAGCGCGTCGGCCATCCCGCTATGCGCACGGGGAGGCAATCGCCTCCGATCGGCCCACGGTGTCACACCGTCGACCCCGAGCGCACTTGCCCGCGGGTTTCGCTACTGGCCACTACACGCCGGGGTGTTAAAAACGCAGTGGGTTGGGTATCCCGCTCGAGCGCCACCTCCGGAACGTCGAACGCGGCGCGAAGCGGAGCAAAAAGCGGTGACTCGTGTGCGTCGTCGATCACCGACTACGTCTCCGACGAGTCGATCGTCGTCCCCGATTCATCGCCGGCGAGGAACGCGTCCAGCTCCTCGAGGCCGAAGATCGAGGCCTCGGCCTCGAGGGCCAGCAGCGCCTGCACCTTCGCGGCCATGCCGCCGGTGACATCGGTCGCCTCGCTCTCGCCCAGCACGGCTTCGACGTCGTCGTAGTCCGAAATCCGGTCGATCACCCGATCCTCGTCGTCCAGTACGCCCGGCACCGTCGAGCAAAGGCCGATCCGCTCGGCCTCGAGGTCGCGGGCCAGTGCCGCCACGAGTTCGTCGCCGCTGACGACGGTCGCGCCCGCACCCGCGTGGGCGACTAGATCGCCGTGGAGTACGGGGACGAATCCCTCCGCGAGCAGCGTCGCGACCTGCCCGGTCGGTAACTCGAGGTCGCTCTCCGCGTCTCGGTGGGCCGCCGAGAACGGGTGGACCGGCACCGCCTCGACGCCGCGCTCGAGCAGTCGGCCCAGGACGAACCGGTTCAGGGTCGTCATCGCTCCGTGGATGTCGAGGGCGGCGCCGGCGTCGCGGGTCCCCTCGGTGGTCGTGACGCCGTGCTCACTGGCGTTGTGGTGGCCGAAGCTGCCGCCGCCGTGGACGACCACGAGGTCGTCGATGTCGCCGTCGAGCGCCGCGGCGACCGCGTCGGCGGCCCGCTCGAGGGCCTCCCCGTCGAGCGTCTCGGGACGGTCCTTGTCGGTGATGACGCTGCCGCCAAGTTTCAGGACGATCATTCGAGTCGCTCCACCCCCGTCTCGGCGAGTTCGGCGCGGAAGGCGTCCTCGCAGCCCAGCGTGTACGACAACGCCGTCTCGGTCTCATTGGTGTCGTCGAGGCCGACGATACAGCCGCCGCCGCCGGCGCCCGTCAGTTTCGCACCCAGGGCGCCGGCGTCGCGGGCCGCCCAGACCATCGAGTCGAGCGTCCGGGAGGAGACCCCGAGCGCCGAGAGGAGTCCGTGATTGAAGTTCATCAGCCGGCCGAGTTCCTCGATATCTCCCGCAGCGAGGGCGTCCTCGCCGCGCCGGACGATGTCGCCGATGGCTTCGACCGTGTCGGCCGCGAACTCGTACTCCTCGCGGAGGTCGCGGACGCCGGCAACGAGTTCGCCCGTGTCGCCCGCGCCGCCGTCGAAGCCGATCACGATCGGGAGCTCCGGTGCCTCGAGCGAGCGGCAGTCGTCGCCCTCGACGCGGACGGCGCCGCCGGTCGCCGAACAGAACGTGTCGGCTCGGGAGGCCTGCCCGCCCTGAACCTCGTGTTCCGTTCGGTAGGCGCGCTCGGCCAGTTCGTCGATCTCGAGGGTCGTGCCGAGTTCGCGGGTGCCGGCGTCGATGGCGGCGACGGCGACCGCCGCCGAGGAGCCCAGCCCCGCGCCCAGCGGGATGTCGCTCTCGATGGTGACATCGAAGCCGACGTCGTCCTCGCCAGTGACGTCTCGGACCTGCTCGATCGCGCTGTCGACGTACCCCATCGCGGCGTTGAGCAGCGACTCCGAGACGTCGACGTCGGGTCGCCCCTCGGGCTCGCCGGCGTACTCGACCGTGAAGCCGTCCAGGCTCAGGTCCTCGGCGTGAACCCGGAGTTTGCTGTCCGTCCGTTGCTCGACGTCGACCCGCGCCCGTAACTCGATCGCACACGGAACCGCGGGCTCGCCGTAGACCACTGCGTGCTCCCCGAACAAGTATACCTTCCCGGGAGCGCTCGAGACTGCCATGCCCGGCCGTTCGGGCGACGACGGTTAATAGCTATTCGTCTCGCCGCGTTCGACCGCGACCCGGCGGCCCGCCGTCGACAGCGGCGTCGGGGATGTCGGGGGAGTCGGATTTAAGCCCGTGTCGCCGCAACGCGGTCGTAATGGCTCTTGTCTTGCCGAGCGAACTCGTCGTCGACCGCTTTCTCCCCACCGTGCGGGCGATGCTGGCGACACGTCTGGCCGACCGCGGCATGACCCAACAGGAAATCGCAACGAAGCTCGGCGTCACGCAGGCCGCCGTCAGCAAGTACGTCAGCGGCGAGAGCGGCGGCGACGACCGCTTTCGCGACCACCCCGAGACCGTCGCGACCGTCGACCGCATCGCCGACGGCCTCGCCGGCGGCGAGATGGACGGCTACGACGCGCTGTCGGAACTCCTGGCGCTGATCCGCGATCTCGAGGACCGCGGGCCGATCTGCGAACTCCACGAGGAGGAGATGCCAGCGTTGCGAGGACTGGGATGTGACCTCTGCGTCCGCGGCCTCGACCCCGACGTCCGCGCCGAACGCGACGTGCTCGCGAACGTCAGGACGGCCGCGCGGACCCTCGCATCGATCCCCGAGATGGCCGCGGCCGTCCCGAACGTCGGCACCAACGTCGGGATGGCCCTCCCCGACGCGCGCGACGAGACCGACATCGCTGCGGTTCCCGGCCGGATCTACGAGATCGGCCGCCGAATCGAGATCCCCGCCAACCCCGAATTCGGCGCCTCGAAACACGTCGCGACGGCCGTCCTCGCCGCCCGCTCGATCGATCCCGAGGTCCGCGGTGCGGTCAACGTCGCGACCGACGAGGCGCTCCTCGAGGCCGCCCGCGCGCTCGGGTACGACCCCCTCGAGTTCGACGCCGACTACGAGGACCGTGGCGAACACCTCCGGGACCGGTTCGCCGAGCGCGGGAGCGTCCCGCGGGTGGTCTACCATCAGGGCGCGTTCGGTATCGAACCGATCACCTACGTCTTCGGGGAAACGGCCGTCGACGCGGCCGAACTGGTCGCGACGCTCCTCGAGGAAGCGACGACGTAGCCGAAACCGGATTTCACTCGGCTCAGAAGCCGACGAGAGCGCGGTACGGGATGCCGACGGCGAAAATCACGATCAGTGCCGCCGCGGCCAGCATGACTGGTAGCGGGATGACGTCCTCCTCGAAGTGAAACAGCGAATCGATCATAGCCGCCCGTTGTTCGGGTGCTCATGTAACTCCTTTGCTCATCGAGTGTGACTCGAGCACGACACGAGCAGTGCGGCCGCTCGGCGGAACGTGGAGCGATAACGAAAACGGATCAGTATCGATTCCGGTTCGAACGGATTAGACGCCGCTCTCGAAGTCGTCGAGCGAGTAGGACGGCTCGGCGCCGCGTCGATCGAGGACTTCGTTGGCGAGCAGCCAGTAGACGACCGAGAGGGCCTTGCGACCCTTGTTGTTCGTCGGGACGACCAGGTCGACGTTGCTGACCTGGTTGTTCGAGTCACACATCGCGATGACCGGGATGCCGACCGTGATGGCCTCCTTGACGGCCTGGGCGTCGCCGATCGGGTCGGTGACGACCAGCACGTCGGGCTCGATGTAGCCGTCGTACTTGGGGTTGGTCAGCGTGCCCGGGATGAAGCGGCCGGTGCGGGCGCGG containing:
- the mvk gene encoding mevalonate kinase, producing MAVSSAPGKVYLFGEHAVVYGEPAVPCAIELRARVDVEQRTDSKLRVHAEDLSLDGFTVEYAGEPEGRPDVDVSESLLNAAMGYVDSAIEQVRDVTGEDDVGFDVTIESDIPLGAGLGSSAAVAVAAIDAGTRELGTTLEIDELAERAYRTEHEVQGGQASRADTFCSATGGAVRVEGDDCRSLEAPELPIVIGFDGGAGDTGELVAGVRDLREEYEFAADTVEAIGDIVRRGEDALAAGDIEELGRLMNFNHGLLSALGVSSRTLDSMVWAARDAGALGAKLTGAGGGGCIVGLDDTNETETALSYTLGCEDAFRAELAETGVERLE
- a CDS encoding isopentenyl phosphate kinase; the encoded protein is MIVLKLGGSVITDKDRPETLDGEALERAADAVAAALDGDIDDLVVVHGGGSFGHHNASEHGVTTTEGTRDAGAALDIHGAMTTLNRFVLGRLLERGVEAVPVHPFSAAHRDAESDLELPTGQVATLLAEGFVPVLHGDLVAHAGAGATVVSGDELVAALARDLEAERIGLCSTVPGVLDDEDRVIDRISDYDDVEAVLGESEATDVTGGMAAKVQALLALEAEASIFGLEELDAFLAGDESGTTIDSSET
- a CDS encoding ribonuclease J, whose amino-acid sequence is MEIEIATIGGYEEVGRQMTAVRAGDDVVIFDMGLNLSQVLIHDNVETERMHSLDLIDMGAIPDDRVMSDLEGDVKAIVPTHGHLDHIGAISKLAHRYNAPIVATPFTIELVKQQIEGEQKFGVENDLIKMDAGETMSIGDSGKVELEFVNVTHSIIDAINPVLHTPEGAVVYGLDKRMDHTPVIGDPIDMERFREIGREGNGVLCYIEDCTNANKKGRTPSENVAREHLRDVLYSIEDYDGGIVATTFSSHISRVTSLVEFAKDIGRQPVLLGRSMEKYSGTAERLDFVDFPDDLGMFGHRKSVDRTFKRIMNEGKENYLPIVTGHQGEPRAMLTRMARGETPYELDDGDKVVFSARVIPEPTNEGQRYQAEKLLGMQGARVYDDIHVSGHLNQEGHYEMLDALQPQHIIPAHQDMSGYSSYVNLCESEGYQLGRDLHVTRNGNLIQLVD
- a CDS encoding thiamine-phosphate synthase family protein produces the protein MALVLPSELVVDRFLPTVRAMLATRLADRGMTQQEIATKLGVTQAAVSKYVSGESGGDDRFRDHPETVATVDRIADGLAGGEMDGYDALSELLALIRDLEDRGPICELHEEEMPALRGLGCDLCVRGLDPDVRAERDVLANVRTAARTLASIPEMAAAVPNVGTNVGMALPDARDETDIAAVPGRIYEIGRRIEIPANPEFGASKHVATAVLAARSIDPEVRGAVNVATDEALLEAARALGYDPLEFDADYEDRGEHLRDRFAERGSVPRVVYHQGAFGIEPITYVFGETAVDAAELVATLLEEATT